One genomic region from Egicoccus sp. AB-alg6-2 encodes:
- a CDS encoding M24 family metallopeptidase produces the protein MDRLRNYRLQRAKAALEASDLGAVLVFETSNVRYLTATHIGTWAYNKTERWALLTRGGSPWIWDFGSAAKNHRMYSPWIDSSQSLGGNLGLQGAIAPTSGLPKNAAQEIAAILREEGVADMPVGVDTVEVAVLRELEAAGMDVRDGQQVMLDAREIKNADEIMLLSQAAAMVDGVYQDISEVLKPGVRENDIVALATKRLIEMGSEQVEAINSIAGERCSPHPHVFSDRYVRPGDTAYFDIIHAYNGYRTCYYRTFAVGRATQAHHDAYAKAREWIDAAIQAVKPGVGTDEIARLWPKAEEFGFDSEMEAFGLQFGHGLGLGLHERPIISRLNSIETPVEIKEGMVFALETYCPASDGRSAARIEEEIVVTADGAELLTLFPAEELFITNKY, from the coding sequence ATGGACCGGCTGCGGAACTACCGGCTGCAGCGCGCCAAGGCGGCGCTGGAAGCCAGCGACCTCGGCGCCGTGCTCGTGTTCGAGACCTCCAACGTGCGCTACCTCACGGCGACGCACATCGGCACCTGGGCCTACAACAAGACCGAGCGGTGGGCGCTGCTCACGCGCGGCGGCTCACCGTGGATCTGGGACTTCGGCTCGGCCGCGAAGAACCACCGCATGTACTCGCCCTGGATCGACAGCTCGCAGTCGCTGGGCGGCAACCTCGGCCTGCAGGGGGCGATCGCGCCGACCTCCGGGCTGCCGAAGAACGCGGCCCAGGAGATCGCGGCCATCCTGCGCGAGGAGGGCGTCGCGGACATGCCCGTCGGCGTCGACACCGTCGAGGTCGCGGTCCTGCGCGAGCTCGAGGCGGCCGGCATGGACGTCCGCGACGGCCAGCAGGTGATGCTCGACGCCCGCGAGATCAAGAACGCCGACGAGATCATGCTGCTGAGCCAGGCGGCGGCGATGGTGGACGGCGTCTACCAGGACATCTCCGAGGTGCTCAAGCCGGGGGTGCGCGAGAACGACATCGTCGCGCTCGCGACCAAGCGGTTGATCGAGATGGGCTCGGAACAGGTCGAGGCGATCAACTCCATCGCCGGCGAGCGCTGCAGCCCTCACCCGCACGTGTTCTCCGACCGCTACGTGCGCCCCGGCGACACGGCCTACTTCGACATCATCCACGCCTACAACGGCTACCGCACCTGCTACTACCGCACCTTCGCGGTCGGGCGCGCCACCCAGGCCCACCACGACGCCTACGCCAAGGCGCGCGAGTGGATCGACGCCGCCATCCAGGCCGTCAAGCCGGGCGTCGGCACCGACGAGATCGCCCGGCTGTGGCCCAAGGCCGAGGAGTTCGGCTTCGACTCCGAGATGGAGGCGTTCGGGCTGCAGTTCGGCCACGGGCTCGGACTCGGACTCCACGAACGTCCGATCATCTCGCGCCTGAACTCGATCGAGACCCCCGTCGAGATCAAGGAGGGCATGGTGTTCGCCCTCGAGACCTACTGCCCCGCCTCGGACGGCCGCTCCGCCGCGCGCATCGAGGAGGAGATCGTCGTGACCGCCGACGGCGCCGAACTGCTGACGCTGTTCCCGGCCGAAGAACTGTTCATCACCAACAAGTACTGA